Within the Arachis duranensis cultivar V14167 chromosome 10, aradu.V14167.gnm2.J7QH, whole genome shotgun sequence genome, the region AGTTCAGGTAAACCTTGTTTGCTGCGTTGGATACAGTATTCGCAATCTCTCTTGCGGCTTCGATCTTCCTCAGTGTGATAAAAGCTGGATTGTTGGCAATAGCTTGTCCAATAAGTTGGGCACTTTTTGCTTCTCCCTGTTGAGTAAAGGAGGTGTAACGAAGATCAGGGGAAACTAAATATTACGAAAGCAAGATTAATTAGCAGTGGTTTAATGAAATAACCCAACATATTcacccaaaataaaaaacagaactCGGCATCCAGACCAATGTTTTTCAGTGAGTTTTTCAGGTTGGATTTCCAGAACAAGAactaatgaaaatgaaattgtaaTAGTCTAACCAGCAAGTAACACCACTAGCATGTACATAAGGCCGTGCATTGTAAAAggaaacaagaaataaatgcaGCAATTTGTACTATGCAATAGTTCGTAATGATAAATATGAATTCATAATTTATTCTCACCTGTGCTCTAATTACGGCACTTCTCTTGTCTTGTTCAGCTTTCTCCACAACAAATTTAGACCTCTCAGCTTCTTGTGCAGCCACCTGTTTGGCTTCAATTGCAGCAGTAAACTCCTTGCCAAATGTTAGAGTGGTAATTGACACATCATCAAGGGCGATATTGAAGTTAACAGCCCTCTCAGTCAGAACCTTCCGGATTTCCCTACTAACAGCCTACAAATAATaagtcaattaaaattaaaacatacttCCCTCATGTTAGAACTGGACCTTTCAACTTGACAAGGAAAACAATGCATGGAATGCAAGAAACTAGAAGGGATATGTACAAAACAACCAAAGCAATTCCCCTAGTTAACACAGTAAATCTCCTCATGTGGATAGTTACACAAAACGCACTTCGGTAGTGCGTAAATGGTAATGATAACTTAGTTCAGCAGAATTAATTCACTTGGATGTACCCATTGTGCTTACCATAACAATAATACaaaccaaaaaattattttaacaatttGAAACTGCAATTCTATAAAAGACATCTCAGCAACTGGAAACTTCGTTGAAATGGTTGAATTTTTTCATACACGTTCATAcacaacctttcagaaacattATATACGCAAGGATTACTGATTACCTCGCGCTGAGTAATAAGCTGGCTGGCATTGTATTGGGCAACAACAGCTTTCAAAGTTTCATGTATAATTGAAGGTAAAACCCTTTCATTGAAGTTCTCACCAAGGGTCCGATAAATTGTAGGTAACTCACTTGGCAAAGGACGAGTAAGGACTCGAAGCCCAATTTTCACCTGTATGACATTTATGTGCAATTTTAATAAGGTAAACATTTCACAAggttgaataattaaaaatatgaacTGTTTCATGACAATTTTCTCAAAACACAATATCATTGAACAATCTAGATTGCTAAAAAAGACAGCAGGAAGAATACAAATAAAAACATCATGCAGATAGTTGAGTTGACAAGGAGAATTGAAGCTTTGAAAATTGAATACTAATGTGTCTGCCAAAAGATATTCAAACTTAAAGCGGCTCgcaaattcaaaatgaaatcattttaaaacaaaatatgcaAGGTGATAGACTTGGTCTACATCATTCCAATATTGAAATGCATTTAAGGAACACCTGTTAGGCTCTAAAGTTGTTAAGGTTATATAGCATATCCAATTTATGCAGAGCATTATTAAATAGAATcatcatgaaaaaaataaaaacaactgTTAGCAAAAAGTATATTTACCATCTGGAGATCACGACTTCCTGAGGTACTCTCAACTAGATGCGGTCGTGCACGAACATCATATATGACAGGCCTCTCAAACCATGGAACAACGAAGTGTGTCCCTTCTGGATAGACCTACAGATTACAGATGAcatcatatttttaaaacataaagGGAACACAATTGTTTTGCAATTGCTATTGATAACACTTCCAAACAACCCTGACAAATAACTAGATCCCTTGAAAGATAACAACCTATgatcaaagaagagcaaaaaTCTTATACGAGCAATCACAACAACATCAAAAGCACTGCAAAGATAATTAAATGATATGGATATTCATGAAAATTTTCTCATCCATGAAGATTTCCTCCCCATTTTTTCTTCCCAACAATCATACCACAAACACGAAAACAATTTACTAAAAGAGACCTTGTCTTTGACACCAATTAAACGGTTGAAAACAATAGCTCGGTGTCCTCCCTCAACATTGTAGAGACTGTTGGCAGCAGCATACAAACCAATCCCACCGATCACACTCAGCTTCAACAGCGCCGACGCTGCGCCACCACCAGCACCTCCGGGAACGTTCGGAACCTTCATGTTCTTCAGATTCATTTTCCCTCACACAACAGAAAACAAAGCTCAGTCACCAGCGGAATTTCACCCCTGAAATATGCGATTATTCAAATGGTATCATATCAAAACACACGCAGAGAAATAATTCAAAGGCAAGATATTGTAATGATCAAATGCAATCAATCAAGTTAATGATGAAACCAATGTATAGAGATTGAAAGGGAGAAATGCTTGTTTCTTTTTGCGAAATTTCTGACTATagtagaaatgaaaaaaaaatgtcggtgattgagaaagaaagcgAGCAAATCTGCATTTCAAGATCGAATAATTTTTGTAAGAAAAACTAGGAGAAGATGAGGAACTACCTTCCGAATTGTGATCGAGGACGATGGGGAGAAGGGTTTtgtggggtttagggttttaaaaCAGACTGTGCCATGCATggaaatatttaaattcaatcaactgaattatgtaatttatatataaaatgaaattaaataaaaatttgaaaaatatttcaatataaaaaatattaacatattattataattaatcaaaaaattaaaattaatattttctatgtgttatcttaaatttatattttttttatcaaaaatagagAATTTTATTAAGggataaatatcaaattgaTACCTAAAAAGTTCTGATACTAATAAAATAgtacttaatttttatttttgacaaaatagTTCAGAATGATTTTAAAATGTCTCTAAGAAAGACTAGTTAGAGACAAAATAATTTTCCACTATGACAAAGCTCATCTGTGTTCAATTCCTTGGCTTCTTCAAGTTGCAATAGCTTCTTCGAAGAGCATCAAATGTCATAAGTACAAAATTAACTGTCTCACGGTCAGCGTCACTCCTTTTTTCTAGAGTAAGACTGATCGACGAAGACAATACAAAATCTGAATCTTGATTTACCCTGCTCCTCTTTTGGGATGATTTGTGAAAGAGCCTAGTAGCGGAAACGACACAAATGtccaacacaagaacaatatggaagcactcacaacacaatatgacagcaactataacaagcaaatataACAAGTAAAGtaataacaagaacacaccaagattttaacgtggaaaaccctctcaatgtgagaggtaaaaaccACGGGTCGTCCAAACCAATGAAATagctccactataatcaaatgaggtacaagagagtcttaaacaaagcacaaaaacgTGCATATAACCAGTCAAACCATTCAAAGCACCAAAGCTCACAACTAAGaagcaagaagatgaaatatacccaaaaaataGAGCTGCTGTCGAAGCCAATTTCTTCCTCTGAAGACCTTCAATTAAAATCTCCACCgttcagaatgaagaacaagatgtgaAAAATCTACAGCCCAAATTTCACatcgatccaacggtgaaatAATGAGAAACTTCCGTTCCAAAATTGCTGCTCTGTGTAAAAATGGgaaacctaatttctctcttgcgaaaccaatttctcctactgcaaatctccaatcaacatctccaccgatcagaatgaagaacaagatgataagaacatgcagtttaaatttcaagcTGATCCAACGATGAACAACTGAGAAACTGTCATTTGAAATTTAATGCTTTGGGCAAAAACGGAAATTCTGtttttccctcttctctctcacttggTGGCTATTCTCTCTCACTCAAAAAACCTCAAAAAACTGAATTAGGGTTATGATACTAGGGTGCAAGAATACACCCCCAAAATGTTAGGCTTGGGCCtcacaaaggagagaaaaaaaccCAACAAATCTCCCCCTTCTCGACTAGGTGGAGGCCCTCGCCATTCCGGCGATCAAACAACATGTTTCAAACTTTTCTCTTGACAATGCTTTTGTCATCATATCAGCACCATTGTCATCAGTGTGAACTTTCTCAAGTTCCAACAACTTGGAATCTAACACATCCCGTATCCAGTGATACCTAACATCGATATGTTTAGATCTTGGATGAAAAGTAGA harbors:
- the LOC107469160 gene encoding prohibitin-1, mitochondrial produces the protein MNLKNMKVPNVPGGAGGGAASALLKLSVIGGIGLYAAANSLYNVEGGHRAIVFNRLIGVKDKVYPEGTHFVVPWFERPVIYDVRARPHLVESTSGSRDLQMVKIGLRVLTRPLPSELPTIYRTLGENFNERVLPSIIHETLKAVVAQYNASQLITQREAVSREIRKVLTERAVNFNIALDDVSITTLTFGKEFTAAIEAKQVAAQEAERSKFVVEKAEQDKRSAVIRAQGEAKSAQLIGQAIANNPAFITLRKIEAAREIANTVSNAANKVYLNSDDLLLNLQEMKLEPSKK